gaattttttttttgatatttgaatcctgtacttgttctatttgttATAACACTTGATTATATtctgttaaaatatttattttgtcgTTACAATTACAAATCTCTCCCTTACAATTGTGATTACTATCAGTACTACTTAATGTATCTGAGGAATTGTCACTACTATAATCTTCGTCTAATTCTGAAGAAGATAACTTAATCTGGTCAATTCTATCTAATAACTGGTCTATGTTATCTATTTTTAGTTCTAGTCGTAACTCATGTATTTTTCTTATTGCAGGACACTCTTTTGCATAATGTCcttttttattacataaatagcatgttatattattcttattatttggTTTTTTGAAACTATTTTTTCTCTGATaagtatttttcttaaattgttttcttttaaaaggttttttatttatttgtttatcatATTTATGTCTGTAACTgtattttctatatattttgtCTGTTCTAAAAGGTTTATATTTCATTTgtttatgtttctttattgttccaaaaccaaattgttcacaccaattGCCTAATTCTTTTTtagattgtctattttccatttttaatttctGTTGTAATTTCATATCTCTGCATAATCTTATTCCTGTTAAGTTTACACATGTTATTAGGTCTCCATAGGTTAGATCATCATATGATATGTGTccaaatttttgttcaattgtttctttAACTTTGGTTGAAAATAACCTAGGTAATCctgttaaaaatttttctttccaatggtaAGCGTTTGGATCTGCAAGTGCATATACTCGTTTTAGAAAATTGTCCttataccatctaaaattttctaactttCTACATTTAAGGTTTTGTAATATTTCACTGTTTCGTTCTGTATACAGATCTaagtctcctataaaatgtgatataatattataaactaAATAGGCTAATGTAAAAGATTGTGGTTGACCTGTAGATGGGTCTATAACAAATTCTCCTGTGGTATTGTCTATTCGTCTAGCtgttagtatattattttttatttcatcacTTAATAATTTGTCCCACCATGTTCTCAATTCTCCAGTAAATCCTAATATTATATTCTCAGCTGCTTCTCTTTCAGTGATGCCAACTCTTTGTTTGTATATGTTTCCTACTATTATCATTTCCTTGGTTATTTGTATAATTTCTACTTCAGATCTTTCATCTACATTCCATTCATAAATGCTTTTTGCATtgtattgtttttgttttctatccAAAATTTTTAAGTCATCTGGtctattattattttgtctTTCTATAGTATTTAAAGGGATGCTATAATTTTGGTCAGAGTCTGGTGCTTCCAAGGGATTATATATGGTTTCATCTTCTGATGACGAGGTTTCATTATATTCAGTTAAGATTGTAATTTTACCTTTGTCCTTACTTGTGCTTTCTCCTTTAGTATTAATTTGGGATGGTAAAGGTTCTTCTATTTTAATCCCTCCTGTAGTACTTATACTTGGAGAACTATTTtgtttatttgtaattttttgtaataattttgaCATATCATTTAATTCTGTTTTTGGTTTTATAGTTGCTATATCTATTGGATTTTTTGAAAGTGGTATCATTTTTGTAAATGGTTTATTTGTCTGTTTTTTAGCAGGGTCTATATTATATGGTTTTACATTAGTGTATGTTTGAGAAATGTATGTAGTTTCAGGTTTTTTAGATATAGGTGAAGGTGTACTAGGTATTTCTATATGGTCTATTTCTGTTATAGCTCCAtaatttttctctattttttcttcCATCCTATCTAATTGGTTTTCTATTATGTGTAATGCTACATTTGTctaattattttgtaaatagACATCTTTCATTTCTTTATCTTGTATATTTTGTGTATGGATTATTGGTTGTATTCCATGATATTCATGGTCTTTCTTAAAAAATGCTCTATTCATAGGTGGTTTTTCTGATTCATAATATTGGTCACTGGGGTCTCCCATGCTATTAACTTTAGtccatttatgtattttcttttatattttcaaatataaaagaaagaccatttatgtattttcttctaATTTATTAATGCACTGAGATCTCAGTGACCAATATTTATAATGCTAGTACTACTAGTATACAATGGtccatttatgtattttcttctaattttcaaatataatattaatttattattttttaaaattatattaatatttagagtgaattttaaaaattaataatatatatattaaatatttaattatttagtcagacataattaaatgattaaaaaaatatataatttatttaaaattataaattaaaattttttttattttttaaaaaattattaataaaataaataattattaaaaaattatgacttttaattttattaaaattttattttaaatttttaaattcttattgattttatcttaaattttacTAATAATATGATTAATGTAGTGAATAatgtgataatttttaaaatttttaatgatataaataataataataaaatataattaaattaattttaaaaattttaattttaattaataaaaaatataagatataattacaataaaattaaaaatatttaatttttttaccattaacttcaatatttttaacaactgttattaataatatcaacttattaaaaaggacattttggtaATGCGCTTAGTTCAGATCTAATTTAtgacatttttatatatatatattttttaataaattcacataaatttaaatatttttaaattacttttaaatttattatttggcGGCGATCGTGTCAGGTCAtggatataaaaaatataaaatagaaggagaaaaaaaaaaatccaaaactgATCTGGAAGACTGGAAAAGTTGCCGCCATGGCCATATACTTTTGGCAGCTTTGAACTTTCAACGGATGACGAAGCACTCTCGCTCGCAGGTCTCTATGGAGCATATAATTTTTGGCCTCCATGTCTCGCGTCTACGTGAATTTATAAAGTCAAATATGAGGTGGGTCCCATCTGTCTCTCTCTGTCTAGCCGCTGCATTGAATTTGATACACTAATGGAGGTTCCTTCATTGACCAGATTGCTGCTTCTCTCCTTCTCATTCTCCTGCTCCTCCTCCTCATTATCTCTTATTCCCATCAATTATCAAATGCAATCAAATGGACCCTTTTACCCATTCatccttctctttcttctcccCCATTATTTGGACCCTTTGCCTTTCAAATTTTTATCGTTTAGTTTCTTCCTCCTCGCTTTCATTCTATTGGAGAGGAAGTTTTTTGAGATTATTCAATTATGGGAAACTGCTGCTTAAAACCAGCCAAGTGCGCTCATGTTTCTTCTACTAATTTTTCCTCTGGTTGGtctgctttctttttatttttaagaacgGCGTATTTGCCTTTTTCTTTGTAATTAAAGCAATAGAAAATGATGTTGGCGGCTGCTAATTTTATATCATCTGTTCTTTGATTTGTTTACGGGATCTTAATATCAAATTCTCCTTCGTAAATGAATTTCCTCAGGAGGGGTAGTCATTGTTTAACAAAATTTCTCGTAATTTTGCTTTCATGTTTATTTTGCTCATGAATTATGCTCGTTCTTGCTGCTATTTTCCTCCGTGAAAGATTTTTtgtcttctattttctgttctTAGTTTTCCCACATGAAATTATCTGTTGATATccggatatatatatatatatatatataaaactcaTGGATAATCTTATTTGAGTTGCTTCTTGCTTTTTGTCCTTTCAGGAAGTAAAAAGTCTCATATTGATGAGTTGAAGCAGGATTCTACCACTTCTTCGCAGAAAGCATCGCTGGGAAGCTTTAACAAGTCTTTCAAAACAAGCACGGTTGATTTATCTGTTCCCAGCAGTCTCAAGTCCTTTAGCTTTAGTGACCTAAGGAATGCCACCAAGAACTTTCGCTCAGAAACAATGCTTGGAGAGGGTGGTTTTGGATGCGTTTTCAAAGGATGGCTTGATGAGAATACTTTAGCTCCTACTAAACCTGGAACTGGGATTGTGGTGGCAGTAAAGAGGCTCAAGGCTGAAAGCTTTCAGGGCCATAAGGAGTGGCTTGTATGTGCTTTTAGGACTATTATGTCATTCATGTTGTTCGCCTTGCAAGActattttaacttatttttgtTCTCTTTCTTTCTACTTGGCAGGCAGAAGTTAACTACCTAGGGCAGCTTCGTCATGAAAATGTCGTGAAGCTCATTGGGTATTGTGTTGAGTCTGAGAACAGACTTCtagtttatgagtttatgccCAAGGGAAGTTTGGAGAATCATTTATTCAGAAGTAAGTAAATTTGCTCCGTGGAACAGAATTTCtctaattttttcttaattgtTCAAATCCATTGTTGTTTCTCATGATCTTGTTCTCCACTGCTAATTACATATAGGCAGCTTTCTTGTAAAATATGTTTTGTATGTGATTGTTAATTTGATTGCCAATAAAGAGCAGAGCTAAAATAAGCAACATCATCTTTATGTTGTCCTCCTGATTGTTTTCGTCGACCAATCATTTTAGATTCTTGTGTTGGGTTGGTGGATGTGATATGTGAGATCAATTGGATGTCGAGGAAAGCTGGTTTAAAGGAAGGATTGTGAGATTTCTTGGAAGGAGAATATGATTTCTGTAATTAATGCCAGAAACTTCAATTTCTTTATGAGGTTATTGAAGATTGTATATGTACTTGAATTTCTTTTCTTCTGAATCTTTTCCGTGGGAGTTGTGTAAAAGAGGGATCCATGAGAAATCCATCCATTTTTTGATATGGTGAGGAGACATTTCGAGTGAATGAAGTTGAATTTGGAGTTGAAGACCGACGAGACTGATGCAGCCTGATGGTATTGACTTTGATTAGGGAATAGGGATTGTATTTTCAATGGCTTTGGTTGATGGTTGCTCTTCTGGTAAGCTAAACTCTgctttgttttccaagatagtcACAAACTTGAGGCTCAGTGAAATATATTCAAGAAATGGTTTCAAAGAAAAGTCTGCAGGAAACAGCAAGAGCATTCGTGGAATGCTGTTTTCATAAATTTGTTTGTTTACATGCAGTGACAgcattttgaaataattttccaagaagcttttctcttatttataAGGATCTTTTACCATTTTTTCCCCTTCCTTCTATTTGGGCTTGGCAGTGGGAGGTGGTTTAGGTGGGGGTTTATGTGTTGTTAGCTTGAAGAATGTGACACTATGATAAATAATTGTTTTTATTTGGCTATGAAAGCTTATACATCCTGCATAATATGGTATTATGACTACATGTTGAATATGATTTCACCTGAGTTGATAGTAAATGAcatcctttctttattttcagaAGGGGATCAACCTATTACCTGGGCTACAAGGATGCGCATTGCCATTGATGTAGCGAGGGGGTTGTCCTTCTTACATGGTTTAGATGCCAAAGTCATCTATCGTGATCTGAAGGCATCCAATATTCTACTTGATTCGGTATGTTGAAGCCTTAAacttaatttattgatataaacTAACATAACAAATATGCTAGACTTTTATATGGCTGATGGACTGGTGAAATCCATTTCAGGATTATAATGCAAAGCTTTCTGACTTTGGCCTAGCAAgggatggtcccactggagaTAACACTCATGTTTCAACCAAAGTGGTGGGAACTCGGGGTTATGCTGCACCGGAATATGTGGCTACAGGTTAGTTAAGTTTTTGttacatattaattatttttttctttgcaTGTTAAACTACTTGTGTTTTGGAGAGTCTGGATCCACAATATATGAAACAACACAAAGGCAGATAAAAAGAGGGTGAACTGAGAAACAGAAGTAACTGAAACAAAGGCGACCCAAGCCAGAGCTAGGTTACAACTCAACAATTTTGTGAGATACATTTTGAAATACACTACATTCCTAAACTTGTTTTTAAGAAGCTCAAAATGGTGGAAATTGTCAGCATTTGCTCTAAGGCGTGCCAGAAACTAATGGGCAGATGTAATTTTACCCTTATCATTGGACAAAGTAGTTGGAACAAGTGATAAAAGACAGATTGAAGACCGAGTTGCAGGCATGATGATCATGACTGTAGTATGCTTATGGCATGCCAAAGGGAAGTAGTGAATGCTTGGAGATTCTTCAATTGTAAGTAAACATTGGAACATAGAAATAAAAACTACGTTAAGTCCACATTTCAGGGTGGTCATTCGATGAAGAAAACTAATTTAAACCAAGAGTAAGGAATGTAATTAAAGTTAGCTTCTGGTGTTTACTGCTCTGATATTTTTGCTTGTATAGCTGCGTGTTTGTCTATTGTTTTACATCTTAATACAAGTTAAAGCAAAGAGAATTTTGACagccttttctttccttttgctGGCTTAAACCAAGCAGGTCGCTTGACTCCAAAGAGCGATGTCTACAGCTTTGGTGTTGTCTTGCTAGAATTACTATCAGGAAGAAGGGCAATGGATGATGAGAGAGCTTATTTTGTTGAAGAAACTCTGGTGGATTGGGCAAAACCTTTTCTGAGTGACCCCAGGCGAGTTTTGAGAATCATGGACACCAGATTGGGTGGTCAGTACTTCAAGAAAGGAGCCCAAGCTGCAGCTGCTCTTGCATTGCAATGCCTGCACACAGATCCCAAAAATAGGCCATTGATGATTGAGGTTCTAACTGCATTAGAAAAACTTAACACATCAAAAGATGCACCTAAGACACCCTCTCCAGCTAGGCTGGATAGTCACTGGATCAAGCGCGGGTCCTCACAGGAATAAAAAGCAGCTACCAATTTCAGTATGAACAATGTTTTCTCCTTGTGGTCTGACACATCAATCATGTTTCTTGGAGAgctattttcatggttttctaCTGAAGTGCACTTGAAGCTAGTACATCTCTCTAAAGCAAGTACAAAATTAGTTATACGCCAGAGCAGGCTAAAGCCAAATTTAGCAAGAAGAAACAATGTATATACATAGTCTCTCAGCGTCTGGAGAATGGCATTGTGGAAAAGGCATATGTATTATCTGCATATTGTAAATGGACGCTTTGGTGTTTGAGTTTTGTTTGTTACGAGCTAGGATTGTTTTcaaacaaaatcacaaaatgaaGAGAATGTTAATGAGATGAGATGAGATGAGGTGAGTTTATTACTGTTTCTAACAATATTGCATTCTCTTGGGGGGGTACTGGCAAGTCAATTGTGAAATTTAGTGGCATTTTAGGTTCATTCCTTAATGTCTGAAATAAGAGTGAtgagttgtttttttttttttccttctagtAAGTCTGTGTTAGTCATCATAGACTGGGGCAGTTATTTGAGAAAATTGATCTTAATTGAATCGATTCATTTAAAACAGTAATAAACTGAATAGAATGGAAGCACTTGAACAGAATATTGATTTCCCAAGTTCAATGTATATACTTTggtttctatatatatattttttctcttgAAATTcaattatctattaaaatatttccaaATTAAAAACCCACTTGCCTtatatagataaaattaaaatgccaAGTGAAAAATCAAGTAAGAGAACCTCATtggaaaagaaacaaaaaaaccCAGAATTGCCTATCAAAAGAACAAAGCTGGTGTAAATTAAGGAAGCTGCTGCAAGACAATGAGCCACCTTTGGCTTTATTTCAACTTATTCTGGAGACTGAGTGATGATAGATATAATATTTACTTCCAAATAAGGATTTAAAATAGGATGgcgttttcattttcattttctttttcgtttttcttttttataaatattaccttataataaattttgaaactCCACCTTATATCTCATTTGATATacttttaagtaattttaataataaatattgttaTAAACTATTTTATGTCAGCTGTTTATCAGCTTATCAGTCacctaatattattttaatcaaatatataattacttaaaatttgaaatatttataatctTCAAATAACTTATAAGAGTGAATATTTGTTGGTTtacttaaaatgaaaattaaacctaattaagataaaaattaatttgaatttaattgatCTGATTGAATTCGTTCAGTTTagctttttaataaattttttttacaacttatttttaatattcaatttttagtTAGGATTATCTTTCTGAATTATTTAAATgacataatattataattatttagttcgattttattaaatttttttattaaaattaaataaaaaattatatattcgaattgattttttaaatgaattcgATTCAATTAATATTTCAGTTTCAACCCAATACAGCTAACTCTTATGATAAACACTTAGATgttgtaaattaattttataaattaagataaatacATCTACATTATCTACCTACCAAGAGATTTGTttagtattaaaattaaaattagccttcgataaaaatatattatttaaatatattaaaattttaatttaattttttaaacataatttaattatacaaatataaaaaaatatattttcttatactattttatttcaacaacatttaaaataattttttttctaaaatagtacTTTTTGTTTTCAATCTCAACGTTAAACACATTCTAAGCCTTAATAAAATGGGAACTACTTGCATGATAAATTTCTACTATCAAAATTTATTGTAAAACaataattaatcaaattttCAACTGGAAAAATTGTCACTGATTTATTATTACTGATTTCTTCAATTAGAAAACGGGATGgggatatttaattatatatatacatatatatatatatatatatataaaaggagCGAGGTGGGAATATGCCAACATGACATGGGTAGCATAGGGTTTCCATGAAACCATAAAAAGCAAGAAATCATGTTATATAGACGTAATGCCCCAAACCTTTGCAGAGGAATTTGAATCGGTGGTTATTGTTACGATCATACGCCATTGTTTTTCTTCAAAAGAAAATCTCAACTATCATTTCTGCTTCTAATCATGGGTTCAGGTGCTGTGTTCACTCTTTTTTCTACCTGAACTATGTCATCATCAGTGACCAGTTACTAGCTAGGGTTCTAAAAGGAATTATaaattcttcttattcttcttctttccgTTGAAAATTCAATTAGATTTTTATTTGCAATTCAGTTAATATTGATAATAGTGACAATAGCAATAACGGCAATGTGCAGATGCCGATATGGAGGATTATGGGTTCGAGTACTCGGACGAGGAGCCTGAGGAACAGGACGTTGACATTGAGAACCAATATTATAACTCTAAaggtttttaattttcatttttcattttctaagcAAATTGTAGAAATGGACTCTCTCCCTCTCCATATTTGGAAAAGTTCCTTGATATTGAATTCTGcgtataaattaattcttacaGTGGTGTAGAGTTCTTTGATTTGATTGTATTTTGGAAAAaccttctttattttttagtattagGTTAATGTTGTAAAAATTTTTGGTAACAGCTAGGAGTTATTACCTAAACCAGTGTGCTGACTACGGAGCAAATTTTATGggcttttccttttttattcaGTGGCAATGCCTTGTACTCTGTATTGTGGTTTCTTTTGAAGATTATTAAGGAATTGGATCTCAAGGAATGGATTTCTTTTTATGTTATCCTACTAAGATTTATTTTGAGGCAAAAAAAATTTATGGAAtgattttacatattaaaagaATCAGTTAGGGCGAAGATGAAATTTTGTTTTGttacaatttctttttttttttctatgtaAATGTGCTTTTCTCGTTTGAATGCTTTCACATTTCATTAACTGGTTTCACTGAGGCAATTTATGGTCCATTATTTACATCCTTGATTAACAGTTTTCAGATGACTAGCCATTGGCTATTATGAAATTCCTTAAAATTTGTTGTTGGAAAATCTATTGCTCTATGATGTGCTCTATATGCAGAGAAGGTTGTAATTTTTGTATCAGGTTTGCTCattataaatttactaatttattgTTTCTGTTCCCCCCTACATTTCGTCTTCATTGTAAAAAGGTCTGGTTGAAACAGACCCAGAAGGAGCACTTGCAGGTTTTGCTGAAGTTGTTAGTATGgaaccagagaaggcagagtgGTGAGTGCCATAGAACTTCACAATTCAATTTCTGTTGTCCACTTTATGTTTGAGAACTTGGTGTCCATTTTGTCAAAATTTGCCCTCTCTTGTATGCATTTTCCTGTTTTGGTACCTAATCAAGTTGAAATTAGGTCTGAAAAGGCCACAAGTCAAAGTTATTTACATTAGGTAATTATTATGATTAAGGATTAATAAGTTAGTGAGACTGAAGATTGGGAGATTATTTGGTTACATGTTGTAACTATTATCAAAATAGGATTTGAGAACGAATTGTATAAATAGGAATAGCATTTTGACTGATCACGGTCAATTACCAATTCAATAATACAACTATCAATTCCCTCTCAAACTCTTGTTCTCTCTCTCTGCCCACTCCCTTCTTTTCCTTCTCTTCTTgaatctttttcttctttggcTCTGTTTCTTCCTTCTGTCCCTCTTCCTTTTCATTTCTGCAGTCTATCTCGTGCATTCATAACATTAACATTAAAGCATTCTTGGCTGAATTTGAAGAATGATGAATATTAGTGCTGGCCAGAGAAAATGCTGTTGGTCAACTAGgttgttttgaagggtttgaaagAACATCCTTGTTGCTTTTAACACTTACTTTTGTATAATCAGTGAGAACAGGAAACCATGTATACAGTCTTTCCTTGAATTaagaaaacatataatttatttttgttgattGCATCAACTTCCCCTTGTTGGCCAGACTAGACCTTGAGTTATGGCTAGAAAAATCTCAGATCGGTAGATTGCATCCTTATGATTGCATATGTTTTTATTCAGGATATTTGCCTTTGTTGAATTTTTGGTTGCACCCTTCTTCCTTGGTTGGAGAAACATAACCTCAATTTCTAACATGCATAGGTAGAAAGATCTCTCATCTGTTCCATTGGTTTTCTGTGTTCTGCTGCTAACGTATTTCTGTAGTTTCATATAATTTGCAATCTAAATGATTACTTAACCTCCTTCATAAAAAATTCTTCTGTGCATTCTTTGTGGAAGTTTAATTAGTTGGATTTTTCTTTCTTATGTTATTGTTGTGTTAAATCAACCCATGGGAATGTGGGTAGTTGCTGCCAGTGATCTTAAGAGGTGCACCCTGCACCTGTTTCAAGGCACATGTGTAAGGCATGCCTTAGATGCCATCCACCTTTTGCCTTCAGAGGCAGTGAGGCTTGTGCCTAGTGTGCCTCAGGCACACCTTTAGCAACACTATGCATTGACATAATGATAATTTGTTCTTCTATTTTAGTAATTTGCTGCATTCCAAAATTGACATTTGATAAAGCTAGTAGGGTTGGCTTGAAAGGTAGATGCATCAAAAGGATTAATTTGCTGTATGAAACATCTGATGAATTGGAGAGATGTCATtgtacaatatatatatatcactcATATTATTGTTATTTCTGCATTCGTATGGCAAAATGCTTTACTATTGCATATCTATTATCCCACTGATATAGAAATgtttattcattttaaacctTTTTTTTACAATCAGATAATTGTTTTCTTTCCAGGGGGTTCAAAGCATTGAAACAAACTGTTAAGCTTTATTATCGCTTGGGAAAGTATAAAGAAATGATGGATGCTTACAGGGAGATGCTTACATACATTAAGTCAGCAGTCACCCGCAACTACAGTGAGAAATGTATAAACAGCATCATGGACTTCGTTTCGGGATCAGCTAGTCAGAATTTTGGCCTCCTGCAAGAATTTTATCAAACCACC
The Manihot esculenta cultivar AM560-2 chromosome 1, M.esculenta_v8, whole genome shotgun sequence genome window above contains:
- the LOC110625870 gene encoding probable serine/threonine-protein kinase PBL3 isoform X2 yields the protein MGNCCLKPAKCAHVSSTNFSSGSKKSHIDELKQDSTTSSQKASLGSFNKSFKTSTVDLSVPSSLKSFSFSDLRNATKNFRSETMLGEGGFGCVFKGWLDENTLAPTKPGTGIVVAVKRLKAESFQGHKEWLAEVNYLGQLRHENVVKLIGYCVESENRLLVYEFMPKGSLENHLFRRDQPITWATRMRIAIDVARGLSFLHGLDAKVIYRDLKASNILLDSDYNAKLSDFGLARDGPTGDNTHVSTKVVGTRGYAAPEYVATGRLTPKSDVYSFGVVLLELLSGRRAMDDERAYFVEETLVDWAKPFLSDPRRVLRIMDTRLGGQYFKKGAQAAAALALQCLHTDPKNRPLMIEVLTALEKLNTSKDAPKTPSPARLDSHWIKRGSSQE
- the LOC110625870 gene encoding probable serine/threonine-protein kinase PBL3 isoform X1; this translates as MGNCCLKPAKCAHVSSTNFSSGSKKSHIDELKQDSTTSSQKASLGSFNKSFKTSTVDLSVPSSLKSFSFSDLRNATKNFRSETMLGEGGFGCVFKGWLDENTLAPTKPGTGIVVAVKRLKAESFQGHKEWLAEVNYLGQLRHENVVKLIGYCVESENRLLVYEFMPKGSLENHLFRKGDQPITWATRMRIAIDVARGLSFLHGLDAKVIYRDLKASNILLDSDYNAKLSDFGLARDGPTGDNTHVSTKVVGTRGYAAPEYVATGRLTPKSDVYSFGVVLLELLSGRRAMDDERAYFVEETLVDWAKPFLSDPRRVLRIMDTRLGGQYFKKGAQAAAALALQCLHTDPKNRPLMIEVLTALEKLNTSKDAPKTPSPARLDSHWIKRGSSQE